A portion of the Anoxybacillus gonensis genome contains these proteins:
- a CDS encoding energy-coupling factor ABC transporter permease: MHMADALISPAVGIAMWGATAGVASYSLKKLNIEADEKKLPLMGVLGAFVFAAQMINFAIPGTGSSGHLGGGLLLAALLGPYAAFLTLAVVLFIQALFFADGGLLAFGCNVFNLGFYTCFIAYPLYKRLIRRTNIWLASIIAAVVGLQLGAFSVVVQTLLSGKVELPFTTFTLFMQPVHLAIGIVEGMATAAVVSFVMKTKPELSTPANTPTNRLIGTLGLLALLIGGIFSSVASSKPDGLEWSILRTAGTEELHTTTALHHALERLQQSLALLPDYNLRSGGASIGWLDVGTSVSGIIGVFVVAIAMLIPYMMKKWRKET, from the coding sequence ATGCATATGGCAGATGCGCTTATTTCACCTGCGGTAGGAATTGCGATGTGGGGGGCTACAGCAGGTGTAGCAAGCTACTCATTAAAAAAATTAAACATAGAAGCAGACGAAAAAAAACTGCCGCTGATGGGAGTGCTTGGAGCATTTGTATTTGCAGCGCAAATGATTAACTTTGCGATTCCTGGTACAGGATCAAGCGGACATTTAGGTGGCGGATTGTTACTTGCCGCTTTGCTAGGTCCTTATGCAGCTTTTTTAACGTTAGCCGTTGTTTTATTTATTCAAGCGCTCTTTTTTGCAGATGGCGGACTGTTAGCGTTCGGATGCAACGTATTCAATCTCGGCTTTTATACATGTTTTATCGCATATCCGTTATATAAGCGACTCATTCGCCGAACAAACATATGGCTCGCTTCCATCATTGCAGCGGTCGTTGGATTACAACTCGGCGCATTTAGCGTTGTCGTTCAAACGTTGTTATCCGGAAAAGTCGAATTACCGTTTACGACGTTCACCTTATTTATGCAACCTGTTCATTTGGCGATTGGCATTGTGGAAGGAATGGCTACCGCGGCTGTCGTTTCATTTGTGATGAAAACAAAACCAGAGCTCTCAACACCGGCAAATACACCGACGAATCGTCTCATCGGGACACTCGGCTTACTCGCGCTTCTCATCGGTGGCATATTTTCATCGGTCGCTTCGTCAAAACCAGATGGATTAGAATGGTCTATTTTACGCACAGCAGGCACAGAGGAGCTGCATACAACAACGGCACTGCATCACGCGCTGGAACGTCTCCAACAATCGCTCGCTTTATTACCTGATTATAATTTGAGAAGCGGAGGCGCATCAATCGGCTGGCTAGACGTCGGGACAAGCGTTTCTGGCATTATCGGTGTATTCGTTGTTGCGATCGCAATGCTTATACCATACATGATGAAAAAATGGAGAAAAGAAACGTGA
- a CDS encoding energy-coupling factor transporter transmembrane component T family protein, whose translation MSNMKEQRHDVHPLSMLIITFTYILVVASFHTYAFIELIPLSLYPIAMIVVHRLSIRHIKSILLASLPFITVIGASQLFFIHEHISFFHWRIEARWLVFATLFAKNILAVLAATVLFLTTPIEQLAGALLSLRIPRLLVIQLLLTYRYIFLFLEEAKRLRQAYMLRAPNHRAIQLSVWGSLVGHLLLRTFERAERVYEAMTLRGFSIQRMHIKIKRWTMKEMIYTYVTIGLFIVYRLVVI comes from the coding sequence ATGTCAAATATGAAAGAGCAACGACACGATGTTCATCCGTTAAGCATGCTCATTATAACGTTTACATACATTCTTGTCGTTGCTTCATTTCACACATATGCATTTATTGAACTCATCCCTTTATCGCTTTATCCAATTGCCATGATCGTGGTGCATCGTCTTTCTATTCGTCATATCAAAAGCATACTGCTCGCCTCTTTACCGTTTATTACAGTGATAGGGGCTTCGCAGTTGTTTTTTATTCATGAACATATATCATTTTTTCATTGGCGTATCGAAGCGCGGTGGCTCGTATTTGCCACTTTGTTTGCAAAAAATATACTTGCTGTTCTTGCAGCAACGGTGTTGTTTTTGACGACACCGATCGAGCAACTTGCAGGTGCGCTCCTTTCGTTGCGCATTCCTCGTCTGCTCGTTATACAATTGCTTTTGACATATCGATATATTTTTTTATTTTTAGAAGAAGCAAAACGACTGCGTCAAGCATATATGTTGCGCGCACCGAACCATCGCGCCATCCAATTATCCGTTTGGGGATCGCTCGTTGGACATTTGTTGTTGCGAACATTTGAACGTGCCGAGCGCGTGTATGAAGCGATGACGTTGCGCGGGTTTTCTATTCAACGTATGCATATAAAAATAAAACGATGGACAATGAAAGAAATGATTTACACATATGTCACTATTGGATTGTTCATCGTTTATCGTTTGGTGGTCATATGA
- a CDS encoding energy-coupling factor ABC transporter ATP-binding protein yields MMINVSNICYIYPDGHEAIRDVSFSVQQGECIGIIGANGAGKSTLLKLLVGLYMPQRGRIVIDNMPMSKQTLQHIRRIVGFTFQQADDQLFMPTVYDDVAFALRNKGMNENEVEQRVINALTLVGAIHVKDRPPYRLSEGEKRLVTLATVLAMEPNILLMDEPTAALDPRARRTLIHLVQSLPHTKMITTHDLDFVLECCERTIVLANGMIVYDGPTDAVLTNEPFLHEHHLELPLMLQGRK; encoded by the coding sequence ATGATGATAAACGTATCGAATATTTGTTACATATACCCAGATGGTCACGAAGCCATTCGTGATGTTTCTTTTTCCGTTCAACAAGGAGAATGCATCGGCATCATTGGAGCAAACGGTGCAGGAAAATCAACGTTATTAAAACTGCTCGTCGGATTGTACATGCCACAACGTGGACGTATCGTCATCGACAATATGCCCATGTCGAAACAAACGTTACAACATATTCGTCGCATCGTTGGCTTTACATTTCAACAAGCAGACGATCAATTATTTATGCCGACCGTTTACGACGATGTCGCATTTGCGCTTCGAAATAAAGGAATGAACGAAAATGAAGTGGAGCAACGAGTAATAAACGCTTTAACGCTTGTCGGTGCAATACATGTAAAAGATCGTCCACCTTATCGTTTATCAGAAGGAGAAAAACGGCTCGTCACCTTAGCAACTGTACTTGCGATGGAACCAAACATATTGCTCATGGACGAACCGACAGCAGCGTTAGATCCGAGAGCACGACGAACGCTCATTCATCTCGTGCAATCGTTGCCACATACAAAAATGATAACAACACACGATCTCGATTTTGTACTCGAATGTTGCGAGCGAACGATTGTACTCGCAAACGGGATGATCGTATATGACGGCCCAACAGATGCTGTATTAACAAACGAGCCGTTTTTACACGAGCATCATTTAGAACTTCCCCTTATGCTGCAAGGGAGGAAATAA
- a CDS encoding fatty acid desaturase family protein, producing MKQFHSFGWYAARIAPYLPEEAFRPVPSRLFGGLAYMLVLVSSIVTISLFDLHWLWNGLLSVVIGWCFAGLGFLGHEILHGTVVKRAWLRDLLGGIAFLPLCTGPKLWRKWHNATHHVHTQHEELDPDAWPTIKRLAQSRFLRWIYRIPFPIRAAFSFLSLAGMFTVHSLHMLLHFWKEFEKGSRRAVFWQFVLPWSIWIGLLLMIGVEKWLFAFVFPLLIGNAIVMGYISTNHRLNPLVPVNDPLANSLTVIVPKWVDVLHFNFSHHTEHHLFPAMSSKYYPLVKQYIKQLWPERYHEMPMTKALIALWKTPRLYHEQTELIEPREGYVYGTLGNGLNIDNLSYKTKENSVVKQKMVKQK from the coding sequence ATGAAACAATTTCATTCATTCGGGTGGTACGCGGCTCGCATTGCCCCGTATTTGCCTGAGGAAGCGTTCCGTCCTGTTCCGTCTCGTCTGTTTGGAGGCCTTGCTTACATGCTCGTTTTAGTGAGCAGCATTGTAACGATTTCTTTATTTGACCTCCATTGGCTATGGAATGGATTGCTTTCGGTTGTTATTGGATGGTGTTTTGCTGGATTAGGGTTTTTAGGGCATGAAATTTTGCACGGGACGGTAGTCAAACGGGCGTGGCTTCGTGATTTATTAGGTGGCATCGCATTTTTACCGCTTTGCACAGGTCCGAAGTTATGGCGAAAGTGGCATAATGCGACACATCATGTGCATACACAACATGAGGAACTTGATCCCGATGCGTGGCCGACGATAAAACGTTTAGCTCAAAGTCGTTTTCTCCGTTGGATTTATCGCATTCCGTTTCCCATTCGTGCGGCTTTTTCGTTTTTGTCTTTAGCAGGGATGTTTACCGTTCATTCGCTTCATATGCTTCTTCATTTTTGGAAGGAGTTTGAAAAAGGGAGTCGTCGCGCAGTATTTTGGCAGTTTGTGTTGCCATGGTCGATATGGATTGGGTTATTGTTGATGATCGGAGTAGAAAAATGGCTCTTTGCATTCGTTTTTCCGTTGCTCATTGGGAATGCGATCGTTATGGGATATATTTCAACGAACCATCGTTTAAATCCGCTCGTTCCAGTTAACGATCCGCTAGCTAATAGCTTAACGGTCATCGTTCCAAAGTGGGTAGATGTGTTGCATTTCAACTTTTCACACCATACAGAACATCACTTATTCCCAGCGATGAGTTCAAAATATTACCCGCTCGTCAAACAATATATTAAACAACTATGGCCGGAACGGTATCATGAAATGCCGATGACAAAAGCGTTAATTGCGTTATGGAAAACGCCGCGGCTTTATCATGAACAAACAGAACTCATCGAACCGCGCGAAGGGTATGTGTACGGAACGCTCGGAAACGGACTAAATATAGATAATCTTTCGTACAAAACGAAAGAAAATAGTGTAGTCAAACAAAAGATGGTGAAACAAAAATAA
- a CDS encoding DUF2584 domain-containing protein, which yields MGMPLEIQTMIVTNGKEKRIEHNLFVLQKEGYRLYPLDVPLEVRRTKHGEATGQAVVKKLVLENGTTIVTYELIALHSIN from the coding sequence ATGGGGATGCCGTTAGAGATACAAACGATGATCGTCACAAATGGAAAAGAAAAACGAATTGAACACAACTTATTTGTATTACAAAAAGAAGGTTATCGCTTATATCCACTTGACGTGCCGTTAGAAGTAAGACGAACAAAACACGGAGAAGCAACAGGACAAGCTGTCGTCAAAAAACTCGTCCTTGAAAACGGAACAACGATCGTTACATATGAATTAATTGCTTTGCACTCCATTAATTAA
- a CDS encoding ABC transporter substrate-binding protein, producing MRKWGFLLVAFMFLLSACSSNDVKTLRVAEVTRSIFYAPQYVAIEKGFFAEEGLHIELNTTWGGDKTMTTLLSNGADIALVGSETSIYVYSQGAIDPVINFAQLTQTDGTFLVSREPIANFTWEQLKGSTFLGQRKGGMPQMVGEYVLKQHGIDPHKDLNLIQNIEFANIANAFASGTGDFVQLFEPTASIFEQEGKGYIVASFGTESGHLPYTTFMAKQSFIEKNKDVIEKFTRALYKAQQWVQTHDAKEIATVIQPYFENTDIALIEKVVDRYKNQGSYATDPILDEEEWNHLQNIMKEANELPSYIDHSILVNTSFAENAQKR from the coding sequence ATGCGAAAATGGGGGTTTTTGCTCGTTGCTTTTATGTTTTTGCTTTCAGCATGCTCATCTAATGATGTAAAAACGTTGCGCGTTGCGGAAGTGACTCGTTCTATTTTTTATGCACCTCAATACGTCGCAATTGAAAAAGGCTTTTTTGCTGAAGAAGGGCTTCATATTGAACTAAATACGACGTGGGGTGGCGATAAAACGATGACGACGCTTTTATCGAACGGAGCGGATATTGCGCTCGTCGGTTCGGAAACGTCTATTTATGTGTATAGTCAAGGAGCCATTGATCCTGTCATCAACTTTGCGCAATTGACACAAACAGATGGAACATTTTTAGTTTCGCGTGAACCGATCGCTAACTTCACATGGGAACAATTGAAAGGAAGTACATTTTTAGGTCAAAGAAAAGGCGGCATGCCGCAAATGGTCGGAGAATACGTTCTAAAGCAGCATGGAATTGATCCACATAAAGACTTAAATCTCATTCAAAATATTGAGTTTGCTAATATCGCCAATGCATTTGCAAGCGGAACAGGCGATTTCGTCCAACTATTTGAACCGACTGCTAGCATTTTTGAACAAGAAGGAAAAGGATATATTGTTGCTTCCTTTGGAACGGAATCCGGCCATCTCCCGTACACAACGTTTATGGCAAAACAAAGTTTTATTGAGAAAAATAAAGATGTCATTGAAAAATTTACACGCGCGCTTTATAAAGCACAACAATGGGTGCAAACACACGATGCTAAAGAAATCGCAACAGTCATTCAACCGTACTTTGAAAATACAGATATCGCTCTCATTGAAAAAGTTGTCGATCGCTATAAAAACCAAGGCTCTTACGCAACTGACCCTATTTTAGATGAAGAAGAATGGAACCATCTTCAAAACATCATGAAAGAAGCAAATGAATTGCCATCGTACATTGATCACTCGATTTTAGTGAATACATCGTTTGCCGAAAACGCACAAAAGAGGTGA
- a CDS encoding ABC transporter ATP-binding protein, translated as MPILTIDQVMHAYVTNQSAVLALDHLSLTVERGEFLSFLGPSGCGKTTLLSIIAGLIEPTKGRVLIEGKEVKTMRQTIGYMLQHDYLFPWKTIEQNVTLGLKLTGKYSEKTRKQTLALLHQIGLRDVDDRYPYELSGGMRQRAALVRTLATDPKILLLDEPFSALDYQTKLKLEDLVWETLKQYRKTALLVTHDIGEAIAMSDRIVLFTARPGKIKRIVSVPDSLKACTPFQARQHPDFSPIFQMIWKELESIEQT; from the coding sequence ATGCCCATTTTAACGATTGATCAAGTGATGCATGCCTACGTCACAAACCAATCTGCCGTCTTGGCACTTGATCATCTGTCGCTAACTGTCGAGAGGGGAGAATTTCTCTCCTTTCTCGGCCCAAGCGGCTGTGGAAAAACGACGCTTCTTTCCATTATCGCGGGACTAATCGAACCAACAAAAGGCCGTGTACTCATTGAAGGAAAAGAAGTAAAAACGATGCGCCAAACGATTGGATATATGCTACAACATGATTATTTGTTCCCGTGGAAAACGATTGAACAAAACGTCACACTCGGATTAAAACTAACAGGCAAATATAGCGAGAAAACGAGAAAACAAACGCTCGCCCTTTTACATCAAATTGGTCTACGCGACGTCGATGATCGCTATCCTTATGAATTATCAGGAGGAATGCGTCAGCGCGCTGCACTCGTTCGCACCTTGGCAACCGACCCGAAAATTTTATTGTTAGATGAACCGTTTTCAGCACTTGATTACCAAACAAAACTTAAACTAGAAGATCTCGTATGGGAGACGTTAAAGCAATATCGGAAAACAGCACTTCTCGTCACGCACGACATCGGTGAAGCGATTGCAATGAGCGACCGTATCGTTTTATTTACCGCAAGACCAGGAAAAATTAAGCGAATTGTTTCCGTTCCAGATTCATTAAAAGCATGTACACCGTTTCAAGCTCGCCAACATCCAGATTTTTCACCGATTTTTCAAATGATTTGGAAGGAGTTAGAGAGCATTGAACAAACATGA
- a CDS encoding ABC transporter permease encodes MNKHEWLQRIYDQYIAYEKREKRIVRFFQMIIVVAFFSLWEMASRFHWIDPLLFSSPSSIWHLFITKVRDHTLLSHTTVTLTETVLGFIVGTIAGICFAALLWWFPRVSKIVDPYLVILNAMPKVALGPILIVALGPNMTSIVAMGAIISIIITTIVVYTSFKEVDANYIKVLQTFGATKRQWFTEAILPASFPTMISTLKVNVGLSWVGVIVGEFLVSKQGLGYMIIYGFQVFNFTLVLLSLLMIALLSSIMYQLVSWFEKKLMKRA; translated from the coding sequence TTGAACAAACATGAATGGTTGCAACGTATATACGATCAATATATAGCATATGAAAAGCGCGAAAAACGAATCGTTCGTTTTTTCCAAATGATCATCGTCGTTGCCTTCTTTAGCTTATGGGAGATGGCAAGCCGTTTTCATTGGATTGATCCTCTTTTATTTAGCTCACCGTCTTCAATTTGGCACTTGTTTATCACTAAAGTGCGCGATCATACGTTGCTTTCACATACAACCGTCACATTAACAGAGACCGTGCTCGGTTTTATTGTTGGTACGATCGCAGGCATTTGTTTCGCTGCGCTTCTTTGGTGGTTTCCACGCGTATCTAAAATTGTTGATCCGTATTTAGTCATTTTAAATGCCATGCCAAAGGTGGCACTTGGACCGATTCTCATTGTAGCGCTCGGACCGAATATGACGTCAATCGTGGCGATGGGAGCAATCATTTCTATCATTATTACAACGATTGTCGTTTACACATCGTTTAAAGAAGTAGATGCCAACTATATCAAAGTGCTTCAAACATTCGGTGCAACAAAACGACAATGGTTCACAGAAGCCATTTTACCCGCTTCCTTTCCAACAATGATTTCAACGTTAAAAGTGAACGTCGGTCTATCTTGGGTCGGTGTCATTGTCGGGGAATTTCTTGTTTCGAAACAAGGGCTCGGTTATATGATTATTTACGGGTTCCAAGTGTTCAACTTTACGCTCGTTTTATTAAGTTTGCTTATGATTGCGTTACTTTCAAGCATCATGTACCAACTTGTCAGTTGGTTTGAAAAAAAACTAATGAAACGTGCATAA
- the ytkD gene encoding RNA deprotection pyrophosphohydrolase, protein MIVFQDYYGYNVRLSFSDHPFSQQPKHVLVICRYDGRWLLTNHAVRGWEFPGGKIEEGETAEQAAIREVKEETGGVVEKITYIGQYEVKRPNETIVKNIYFAHVEFLEQRESYFETNGPVLIEHMPDDIAKDGRFSFIMKDGVWAYTKQQLERWGMI, encoded by the coding sequence ATGATTGTATTTCAAGATTACTACGGATACAACGTTCGACTTTCTTTTTCTGACCATCCTTTTTCGCAACAACCGAAACATGTTCTTGTGATTTGTCGGTACGATGGTCGTTGGTTATTGACAAATCACGCTGTACGTGGCTGGGAGTTTCCAGGTGGGAAAATAGAGGAAGGAGAAACGGCAGAACAAGCAGCAATTCGCGAAGTAAAGGAAGAAACGGGCGGAGTTGTTGAGAAGATCACGTACATTGGACAGTATGAAGTCAAACGTCCGAATGAAACGATTGTAAAAAATATTTATTTTGCTCATGTTGAATTTTTGGAACAAAGGGAGTCGTATTTTGAGACAAATGGTCCTGTGCTCATTGAGCATATGCCAGATGACATAGCGAAAGATGGACGATTTAGTTTTATTATGAAGGATGGCGTATGGGCATATACGAAACAACAGTTAGAGCGGTGGGGAATGATTTAA
- a CDS encoding Dps family protein gives MKEKLIDIVNKQIANWNVLYVKLHNYHWYVKGPQFFTLHTKFEELYNEAALHIDELAERLLALGGKPLATMKEYLAVASVQEAKGNETAEEMVAEIVRDFETMIEELKDGMNYAGEINDETTGDMLLGIHQSLEKHVWMLKSFLG, from the coding sequence ATGAAGGAAAAATTAATTGACATTGTAAACAAACAAATTGCGAATTGGAACGTATTGTATGTGAAACTGCACAACTACCATTGGTATGTGAAAGGTCCGCAATTTTTTACGTTGCATACAAAATTTGAAGAATTGTACAATGAAGCTGCGCTACATATTGATGAATTAGCGGAGCGTTTATTGGCGCTAGGTGGAAAGCCGTTAGCGACGATGAAAGAGTATTTAGCGGTAGCGTCTGTACAGGAAGCCAAAGGAAATGAAACAGCCGAGGAAATGGTGGCAGAAATCGTGCGCGATTTTGAAACGATGATTGAAGAGTTGAAAGATGGTATGAACTACGCTGGGGAAATTAATGATGAAACGACTGGGGATATGCTTTTAGGCATTCATCAAAGCTTAGAAAAACATGTGTGGATGTTAAAATCGTTTCTTGGATAA
- the ytzI gene encoding YtzI protein produces MLLTFIISIIIVFVVLILSVLTISKAYKYKHTIDELPNEKSKGSDM; encoded by the coding sequence ATGTTGCTCACTTTTATTATTTCTATCATCATTGTATTTGTCGTGCTCATCTTAAGCGTTTTAACGATTTCAAAAGCATACAAATACAAACACACCATTGATGAGTTGCCAAATGAAAAAAGCAAAGGTTCAGACATGTAA
- a CDS encoding S-ribosylhomocysteine lyase, with translation MPSVESFELDHCAVKAPYVRHCGVHKVGSDGVVNKFDIRFCQPNKEAMQPAAIHTLEHLLAVHIRKHAEKYDHFDIIDISPMGCQTGYYLVVSGTPTVEEIIDLLEATMNEALTVTEVPAATEKECGQAKLHDLEGAKRLMRYWLSQPKEELKKVFG, from the coding sequence ATGCCTTCAGTAGAAAGCTTTGAGCTTGATCATTGTGCGGTCAAAGCACCGTACGTTCGCCATTGCGGCGTTCATAAAGTCGGCAGCGACGGTGTTGTGAATAAATTTGATATTCGTTTTTGTCAGCCTAATAAAGAAGCAATGCAGCCAGCAGCTATTCATACGCTCGAGCATTTGCTAGCGGTGCACATTCGTAAGCACGCCGAAAAATACGACCATTTTGATATTATTGATATTTCGCCAATGGGATGTCAAACAGGCTATTATTTAGTTGTTAGCGGCACGCCAACCGTTGAAGAAATTATTGACTTGCTAGAGGCAACGATGAATGAAGCGCTAACCGTCACAGAGGTGCCAGCCGCAACAGAAAAAGAGTGTGGTCAAGCGAAGTTGCATGATTTAGAAGGAGCAAAGCGACTCATGCGCTACTGGCTATCGCAACCAAAAGAAGAATTGAAAAAAGTGTTTGGTTAA
- the yidD gene encoding membrane protein insertion efficiency factor YidD — MKHILLLLIRFYQRVISPLKPPTCRFYPTCSHYGFEAIRRFGALKGGYLTIKRILKCHPFHPGGFDPVPEKEQK; from the coding sequence ATGAAACATATACTTCTTTTACTTATTCGCTTTTATCAACGTGTCATTTCCCCATTAAAACCACCGACATGTCGCTTTTATCCGACTTGTTCGCATTACGGATTCGAAGCTATTCGCCGTTTCGGCGCGCTCAAAGGCGGATATTTAACAATAAAACGCATTTTAAAATGTCATCCGTTTCACCCCGGTGGATTTGATCCTGTTCCAGAGAAAGAGCAAAAATAG
- a CDS encoding GTP-binding protein, protein MKVPVTVLSGYLGSGKTTLLNHILNNREGLKIAVIVNDMSEVNIDAELIKQGGFSRTEEKLVQIQNGCICCTLREDLMKEVQKLVEAGNIDYIVIESSGISEPIPVAQTFTYIDEEFGIDLTSTCRLDTMVTVVDANRFWHDFASGETLLDRKQAVDETDTREVVDLLIDQIEFANVLILNKIDCISQEDADELEALLRKLNPEAKIIRTTYGKVALHDILNTRLFDFEKASQSAGWIKELNEEHTPETEEYGISSFVYRRRRPFHPERLMHWLEQWPVEIVRAKGFFWLASRNNMCGLLSQAGPSIMIQGAGEWIATYPPHEREQILREEHELRAKWDDTYGDRMTELVLIGIGMDEHAISSSLDACLLTDEEMKQDWSTFVDPLPPFVTTS, encoded by the coding sequence ATGAAAGTGCCTGTTACCGTATTAAGCGGATATTTAGGTTCAGGAAAAACGACATTGCTTAATCATATTTTAAACAATCGTGAAGGATTAAAAATTGCTGTTATCGTCAACGACATGAGCGAGGTGAATATCGATGCTGAGCTCATTAAACAAGGTGGATTTTCACGTACAGAAGAAAAGCTTGTACAAATTCAAAACGGCTGTATTTGTTGTACGTTGCGAGAAGATTTAATGAAAGAAGTTCAAAAACTCGTTGAGGCTGGAAACATTGATTACATTGTCATCGAGTCATCCGGCATTAGCGAACCGATTCCTGTCGCTCAAACATTTACGTATATCGATGAGGAATTTGGCATTGATTTAACGTCAACATGTCGGTTAGATACGATGGTCACCGTTGTAGATGCCAATCGTTTTTGGCATGATTTTGCCTCCGGTGAAACGTTATTAGATCGTAAACAAGCAGTCGATGAAACAGATACGCGTGAAGTTGTCGATTTACTAATTGATCAAATTGAATTTGCAAACGTGCTTATTTTAAATAAAATCGACTGCATTTCTCAAGAAGATGCAGACGAGCTAGAAGCACTCCTTCGTAAATTAAATCCAGAAGCAAAAATCATTCGGACAACATACGGAAAAGTGGCACTTCATGACATTTTAAACACTCGTTTATTTGATTTCGAAAAAGCGAGTCAATCAGCTGGATGGATAAAAGAACTAAATGAAGAGCATACACCAGAAACAGAAGAATACGGCATTTCTTCTTTCGTATATCGTCGCCGTCGCCCGTTTCATCCCGAACGACTGATGCATTGGCTCGAACAATGGCCAGTTGAAATCGTTCGCGCCAAAGGCTTTTTCTGGCTCGCTTCCCGCAACAATATGTGCGGACTTCTTTCACAAGCTGGGCCGTCCATTATGATTCAAGGGGCTGGCGAATGGATTGCCACATATCCTCCGCATGAACGGGAACAAATTTTGCGAGAAGAACATGAATTGCGTGCAAAATGGGACGATACGTATGGCGATCGCATGACAGAACTCGTATTGATTGGCATTGGTATGGACGAACATGCGATTTCTTCTTCCCTGGATGCATGTTTATTAACAGATGAAGAAATGAAACAAGACTGGTCAACTTTTGTTGATCCGCTTCCACCATTTGTTACTACTTCATAG
- a CDS encoding metal ABC transporter substrate-binding protein produces the protein MKLRAMLTIILASTLTLFGCNKQDENAPTTREGKDNPLIIYTTVYPLQDFTEKIGGKHVQVESVYPPGVDVHTYEPTAKTMQQIAEADAFIYIGQGMEGFVDRITKTLEHERVKFVAATENMELLSANDTHGDEHAHENEDEHAHENEDEHAHGDVDPHVWLDPIYSIEMAETIKQTLVELKPEAKDDFEQNFASLKQQLEQLDQQFQQLMKEAKRKDILVAHAAYGYWEKRYGLKQISVTGLSPTNEPSQKQLTSIIKQAKEHNIQYIFFEQNVTSKIAEVVKNEIGADVLILHNLEARTNDDIANNKDYFAIMHDNISALKKALQ, from the coding sequence ATGAAATTACGTGCGATGTTAACTATTATACTTGCAAGCACACTTACATTATTTGGATGCAATAAACAAGATGAAAACGCTCCAACCACTAGGGAGGGAAAAGACAATCCACTTATCATTTATACAACCGTATATCCACTTCAAGACTTTACCGAAAAAATTGGTGGAAAACATGTGCAAGTCGAAAGTGTATACCCTCCAGGCGTCGATGTGCACACATATGAGCCAACAGCAAAAACGATGCAACAAATTGCTGAGGCTGATGCGTTCATTTACATTGGTCAAGGAATGGAAGGATTTGTCGATCGCATCACGAAAACGCTAGAACATGAGCGCGTCAAATTCGTCGCAGCAACGGAAAACATGGAATTACTTTCAGCTAATGATACTCATGGCGACGAACATGCTCATGAAAATGAAGATGAACATGCTCATGAAAATGAAGATGAACATGCTCACGGAGATGTCGATCCTCACGTCTGGTTAGATCCGATTTATTCCATTGAAATGGCCGAAACGATTAAACAAACATTAGTAGAACTTAAACCTGAAGCGAAAGATGATTTTGAACAAAACTTCGCTTCATTAAAACAGCAACTTGAACAACTCGATCAACAATTTCAACAACTGATGAAAGAGGCGAAAAGAAAAGATATTCTTGTTGCTCATGCCGCATACGGCTATTGGGAGAAACGATACGGCTTAAAACAAATAAGCGTGACTGGACTATCACCAACAAATGAACCGTCACAAAAACAGCTTACTTCCATCATTAAACAAGCAAAAGAGCACAACATACAATATATCTTTTTTGAACAAAATGTTACATCAAAAATTGCTGAAGTCGTAAAAAATGAAATTGGGGCGGATGTACTCATTCTTCACAACTTAGAAGCACGCACAAACGATGATATCGCAAACAATAAAGATTACTTTGCGATCATGCATGACAATATATCCGCATTAAAAAAAGCGTTACAATAA